In Cryptosporangium minutisporangium, the genomic stretch TGTTGTCGGTCCAGCGGGTGCGGCCGGTGATCAGCCGCTGGTCTTCCTTGCGCCGCCGGTCGCGGCCGATCTCGGCGGCGAGTGCGTCGGGGCGGTCGTCGACGGCGGTCACTGCTGACCTCCCACCGGGTCGCCCGAGTGCTGGGCGGCGTACTGCACGGCCCGGACGATGTTGTGGTAGCCGGTGCAGCGGCAGAGGTTCCCCTCCAGCCCGAGGCGAATCTCCTCCTCGGTCGGCCGGGGGTTCTCTTTCAGCAGGTCCACCGATTGCATGATCATCCCCGGCGTGCAGAAGCCGCACTGCAGGCCGTGGCATTCACGGAACGCCTCCTGGACGGGGTGGAGGCTGCCGTTGCTGGCGAGGCCCTCGATCGTGGTCACCTCGGCACCGTCGGCCTGGACCGCCAGTACGTTGCACGACTTCACGCTGCGGCCGTTGAGGTGAACCGTGCACGCGCCACAGTTGCTGGTGTCGCAGCCGATGACGGTGCCGGTCTTGCCCAGCCGTTCGCGGAGGTAGTGCACCAGCAACATGCGCGGTTCGACGTCGTCGGTGACGGTCGCACCGTCGACTTTGAGGCTGATTCGAGTCATGGGGGAGCTCCATCGTCCTTCAGCCGGATGTGAGTCAGCTCACCCTAGGCACCGCGCGGTTGGCGGAAGGTTGGACACGCGGCCGGCTAACGCCCGGCGACCGCCAGCCGGGCTTTGAGCAGCGGAATCGCCGGATGCGGACCGCCGCCGCTGCCGGCGCGGTGGAGCCGCGCGAGGCAGGCTTCGACGACTTCGCGGTCGTAGGGCGCGAGGTCCTGGCTGTAGCGCAGCACCGCGTCCGGCTGCGGGTCCGCGAGCAGGGCCTCGCGCAGCGCGACCGCGACGTAGTCGGCGAGCTCGCTCAGCGCCGGGGAGTTCGTGCCGGGCAGCAGGTCGCCGCCGTAGGCGTCGACCGCCGCCGCGACGTGGCCGCCGCGGATCAGCGCGAGCACGTGCTGGACGTCGGTGGCGACGGGCATCAGCAGCCGGTACGGCCGGGACGACAGCTGGCCGCCGAGCGCCTGGCGCAAGTGGCTGACCTCGGCCTTGAGGGTGGAGAACGTGATCGCCTGGTCGCCGTAGACCATCGCGTGCAGCTGCTCGAGTGACAGCCCCTCCGGGTGCAGGGCCAGCAGCGCGAGCACCTCGGTCTGACGCCGGCTGAGCAGCAGCCGGTAGCCGTCGAGCCGGGCCTCCGCGGTGCCCAGCAGCGTCATCACCAGACCCGGGTCGGCGGTCTGCTCCGGCTGCGCGGACGGATGCTCGGTCGAGAACGGGATCGCGGTCTCGATCAGCCGAGCCATCACCCGTGCGGTGGCCAGCCCGATCGGATGCGTGCGGTCCCACGACGTGGACAGGTCGAGGACGCCGAGCTTCCGGCCGGACACCGGGTCGTGCACCGGCGCCGCCCAGCACACCCAGTTGGCGACGATCCGGGCGTAGTGCTCGGCGCTGAACACCATCGAAGGTGCGTCCAAGCGGTTGGCCAGGTCGAGGGCGTTGGTGCCGACAGACTCGTCGTCCCAGCGTCCGCCGGGCAGGAAACCCACCCTCTCGGCCCGGTTCCGCATCACCCGGCCGCCGTAGGTCCAGAGAATCCGGGTGTCGGCGTCGGTCACCGCGATCACCAGGTCGCCGTCCTCCGCGGTCCGGCGCAGCTCACCTTCGACGGCCTCGACCGCGGTCTGCAGCGGAGTGTCCTTCCAGACCGCGACGGTCTCGGACTCGTCGGCCATCGGCGCGGCCTCGACGTCGGTGGAGACGTGAGCTTCGCGGGAGCGCCCCCAGCTGGTGAGGATCTCCGGGCGTACCTGGGCCGCCACGTCTCCGTGTTCGGTGAACAACGCCCAGGCGCGCACGGCCTGCACCCTGCGCGCCTGTAAGTCGCCGTCGGCCATCCGGAACTCCGTTGTCCCTGCGATCGCGAGTCAACGTGACGTTAACACCGAAGGGTGACGCCGGGCGCAGCTATGCGCGCGCGATCACCTCGGTCAGTTCCGCGAACGCGGCGAGCGAATGGCCCGCCACGAAATCGTCCACAGAGGGCAGAACCGCCCGGATGCCGACCTGGACGGGTTCGTAACCGGACTTGCCCCGATGGGGGTTGACCCAGACGACGCGGTGCGCGATGCGGTGCAAGCGCGCCATCTGCTCGCCGAGCAGCGCGGCGTCACCCCGCTCCCAGCCGTCGGAGAACACGACGACGACCGCGCCGCGGGCCAGTCCGCGCCGGCCCCAGCGGTCCAGGAACACTTTGAGCGTCTCACCGAGCCGGGTGCCGCCGGACCAGTCCGGCACGGTCTGTCCCGCCGCGACGAGCGCCCGCTCGGGGTCGCGGGCGCTCAGGGCGCGGGTCAGGCGGGTGAGTCGGGTGCCGAGCGCGAACGTCTCCACGCCGGTCGTTCCCCTGCCCCGTGCGCCCTGCCCGATGCGGTGGGCCAGCCTCAGCAACGCGTCCGCGTACGAGCTCATCGAGCCGGACACATCGACCAGCAGCACCACCGGACGCGGCCGCTGGGTGTGGCGGCGCCACTCGAGCGCCGCGGGCTCGCCCATCCGGCGGAGGCTGGCGCGCATGGTCCGAGAGGCGTCCAGTGTTCCTCGTCGCCAGGGCCGCTGGCGTCCGGACCGGCGCTGCGGCAGCCGCACCGACAACGTCCCGAACAGGGCAGCGAGCCGCGCCTTCTCGTTCGCGGTCAGGGTGGCGATGTCGCGGTGCCGGAGCACCTCGGCCGCGCTCGCCCTCGCCTGCACGACGTCCTCGTCCGCGTCGCCGCTACCGCCGGTCTCCGACTCGGGCAGGATCGACGACGTCGTCTGGAGCGAGGGCGGCGACGACAGACGACGACGTGCGGGCCCGGCGCGGTGATCGAAGTACGCCTCGTAGACCTGGTCGTACCGATCCAGATCGGCCGGGGAGCCGCAGAGCGTCGCCTGGCCCGCGTGGTAGGCGGCCGTCGCGTCGTCCAGCCCGGCCATCGCCGCCGCTTCGAGGTAGGCCTGGGCACGGTCGTGGGTGACCGACACACCGGCCGCGCGGAGGGCGACCGTGAAGCCGAGCAGGATCTCCTCCGCCTCGCGCACCGGTTCGCTCGTGGCCGCGCGGTCGACCGACTCTGCGATCCAGGAGCTTTCGGTCACGACGTGAGGATCCGGTCCAGGGCGTGCCGTACCTTCTCGGCGTCCTCCCGGTACTTGACCAGCGCACCGACGGTGCGCGCCGACGACTCCAGGTCGAGCCGCGCGACACCGAGCATGTGCAGGGCACGGGCCCAGTCGAGCGTCTCGGCTACGCCGGGCGGCTTCTGCAGGTCGACGTCGCGGAGCGCCTGCACCACGGTGACGACTTGCCGGTTCAGCTCGGCCGAGACCTCGGGGGCTCGCGAGCGGACGATCTCGATCTCCCGCTCCAGCCCGGGGTGGTCGATCCAGTGGTAGAGACAGCGCCGCTTCAGGGCGTCGTGCAGCTCGCGGGTGCGGTTGGAGGTGAGCAGCACGATCGGCGGCACCGCGGCGGAGACCGTGCCGAATTCCGGGATCGTCACCTGGTAGGTCGAGAGCACTTCGAGCAGGAACGCCTCGAATTCGTCGTCGGCGCGGTCGATCTCGTCGACGAGCAGGACCGCGGGCGCCTCCCGGAGCGCGGCCAGCACCGGCCGGGCCAGCAGGAAGCGCTCGTCGTAGAGGGACTTCTCGGCCTGCTCGGCGTCGACGCCGCCGGAGGCCTCCAGCGCCCTCAGGTGCAGGATCTGCCGGGCGAAGTCCCAGTCGTAGAGCGCCTGCGTGGCGTCGATGCCCTCGTAGCACTGCAGCCGGATCAACGGCAGGGCCATGGTCTGCGCGATCGCCTCGGCCAACGCGGTCTTGCCGGTACCGGGCTCGCCCTCCAGCAGCAGCGGGCGTCGCATCCCGAGCGCGAGGTAGGTCACCGTGGCCAGTGCGTCGTCACAGAGGTAGCCGGTCTCGCCGAGGCGTGCGGCGATGTCGGCAGCGGAACGGAACTCCATTCGACGAGGCTACGCACACCCTCGTTGGCCCGCGGTTGGGACCGCCCTTGCACGGCCCGCCTGGACGAAGCGTCCAGCCCCTGGATAGTCTGTCCAGCGTGACGCCTTCCTGGCTGGCGCCGTACGCACCGGTGTGCGCGGCGATCGCGGCCCTCCTCGACCCGCACGGCGAGGTCGCCGTCCACGACTTGGCCACCGAGCGGATCGCCGCGCTGTGGAACCCCCTCTCCGGACGCGCGATCGGCGACGACTCCCTGCTCGACGAACTGCCGGTCGCGCCCGGCGACGCCCCGGTGATCGGCCCCTACGAGAAGGTGCTGCCGGACGGACGGCGCTGCACCTCGGTCAGTGCGGTGCTGCGCGACACGGCCGGTGAGCCGCGGGCGCTGCTCTGCGTCAACCTCGACCGTTCCGACCTCGACCGGATCGCCGCGCTGTCCGGCGCGCTGTTCGCCGCCACGCAGCCCCGCCCACCGGCCCTGTTCGACCGCGATTGGCGCGAGCAGATCGCGCTGCGTGTCCACGAGTTCCGCCGCACCCACCCGGAGCCACTCGACCGCGACGCCCGCCGGGACTTGATCGCCCAGCTGGACCGCGAAGGGCTGTTCGCGGTCCGGCGCTCCGCCGACCTGGCCGCCGAGGCGCTCGGCGTGTCCCGGGCCACCGTGTACGCACTGCTCAAGGAGGTCCGCGCGTGAGAATGCCCGATTTCAAGCTCGAAGCGCACTTCTCCCGCTGGGAGTTCGCCGCCCGCTATCACCTGACCGCGTCGGACGCCCAGACGCTCACCGTCGGTGAACTGCTCGCGCTCGGTACCGACGCCGACCGCGAGCGGTTCATGGCGCTCCCCCTCGGTTACGTCGAGACGTGGGGCACCGACGAGCTGCGCGCGGCGATCGCCGGCACGTACACCCGGTGCGCGCCCGACGACGTGCTGGCGTTCGCCGGCGCCGAGGAAGCCCTGTTCTGGCTGATGCAGGTGCTGGTCGGTCCGGGCGACCACGCGGTGGTCACGGTCCCGAACTACCAGGCGATGGAGACCGTGCCGCTGGTGGCGGGTGCCGAGGTGACCGGCGTCCTGCTCGACGAGCACGACGGGTGGCGGCTGGACCTGGACGCCGTCCGCGCCGCCCTGCGTCCGAACACCCGGGTGGTCGCGGTCAACTTCCCGAACAACCCCACCGGCGCGATGCCCGACGCGGCCACCTGGCAGGCCCTGGTGGAGCTCTGCGCCGAGCACGGGGCGCGGCTGGTCTCCGACGAGGTGTACCGCGGCGTCGAGCTCGACCCCTCGCTGCGGCTTCCCCAGGCCGCCGACCTCAGCCCGACCGCGGTCTCGCTCAACGTTCTGTCGAAGTCCTACGGGCTGCCCGGCCTGCGCATCGGCTGGGTCGCCTGCCGCGACCACGCCCTCCTGGAGACGCTGGAACGGCACAAGCACTACACGTCGATCTGCAACGCCGGGCCGAGTGAGCTGCTGGCCGCGGTCGCGCTCCGAGCCGGCGAGACCGTCCGAGCCCGCAACCGCGCGATCATCGCGGAGAACCTGCCGCAGTTCGACGCGTTCTTCGCCGCGCACGCCGACCGGTTCGACTGGGCACGCCCGGACGGGGGCTGCGTGGCCTTTCCCCGCTACCGCGGCCCGGACGGCGTCGAAACGTTCTGCCGGGAGCTGGTCGAGACCACCGGAGTGCTGCTGCTGCCGGCGTCGGTCTACGCCTCCGCGCTGGCTCCGGTCCCCGCCGATCGCTTCCGCATCGGGGTCGGCCGCCGCGATCCCGGTCCCGCCCTGGAGGCGTTCGACGCGTTCCTCCGACGCTAGGCAGGCCCAGCTGCGGCGGGACGGACCGATGGTGCGGGTGTGTCGATAATGGCCCATGCGGCGACTCCTCCTCCTCGGTCTGGTCGTGCTCACGGCGCTGGTGAACGGATGCACGTCCGGCGGGAAGGACGACCCCGGCGACGAGAGCAACGCGCTCGTACGTGCGCTGGAGCGGATTTCGGCGAGCGACACGACCCGGCAGCAGATCACGTTCGACGACACCGCCGCGCTCACCGAACTGAGCGACGACGCCGACCCGGCCGTCGGGTTCGGAGGCCTCGTACTGGCCGGATCGCCGGCACTGTCCGGGGACCTCAAGACCGTCGAGAAGACCACGGGGCTGCGGCCCCGCTCGGCCTCGTTCACGATCAGCGCCGGGCGGACCCCGGCCGTCGTCGCCGTCGTCGCCGGCGGGCAGAACGCGGACGACGTCGAGAAGACGTTGACCGCCTCCGGCTGGAAGGCCGACGGGGACCAACTGGTGGCGTCCCCGGACGGATCGGTCTCCGACGGCACCACGCTCCCGATCCACCTGGCGCGGGTGCGCGCCGACGGCAGCGACGTCGTCTACGCCGGGAACGGCGCCCGCGTGTCCGACGTCGGGCGGAGCGGCAGCGCACGGGCGGACGGCGACACGCTCGCCGACGACCGACGCGTCGCGGCGCTCGCCGACTGCCTGGGGGACGTCGTCGCGGCCACCTTCGTCGTCGGGCAGCAGCAGGGCAGCCCGACGATGGTGGCGGTCGGCGTCCGCCGGCCGAAGACCGGCGACGACACTCCGCGAGCGGTGACCTGCACCGCCTGGTCGACGTCCGCGGCGGCCGACGCGTACACCACCGACCTGCGCGACGCCCTGGCGCGCGGCACCACCGCGAGTAGCAGGCGGCCCTACGCCGAGCTGCTGAAGTCCGCGACCGTGCAGGAGATCGGCGGCGACGAGCACGTCGTCGGATGGCAGGCCGAAACACCGACGAGCGCCGTGCTGATCCTGCAGATGGCCTGGCGCAACGAGCTGCCTGCTCTCGTCGCCTGAGCGAGCGTCAGTGGTCGAGCCGTCCGCGCTTGACGAGCTGGGCCGCGATCACGTTGCGCTGGATCTCGTTGGTGCCCTCACCGACGATCATCAGCGGCGCGTCCCGGAAGTACCGCTCGACGTCGAACTCGGTCGAGTAACCGTAACCACCGTGGATCCGCACCGCGTTCAGCGCGATCTCCATCGCGGTCTCCGACGCGAACAGCTTCGCCATCCCCGCCTCCAGGTCGCACCGCTCCCCGGACTGCGCCTTCTCGGCCGCGTACAGGATCAGCTGCCGGGCGGCGGTGAGCTTCGTCGCCATGTCGGCCAGGTAGTTCCCGATCGACTGGTGCTGCCAGATCGGCTTGCCGAACGACTCCCGCGTCTGGGCGTACCGCAGCGCGTCGTCGAACGCGGCTTGCCCGACGCCCAACGCGCGTGCCGCCACCTGGATCCGGCCCGTCTCGAGGCCCTTCATCATCTGGGCGAACCCGTGGCCGGGCTCCGCGCCCAGCACCGCGTCGGCCGGGACGCGCAGCCCGTCGAAGGTCAGCTCGCAGGCCTCCACGCCCTTGTACCCCAGCTTCGGCAGGTCCCTGCTGACGACGAGCCCCGGCCCGTGCTCCACCAGCAGCACGGAGATGCCCGTGTGTCTCGGCCGGGCGGCCGGGTCGGTCTTGCACAGCAGCGCGATCAGCCCGGAGCGTCGTGCGTTGGAGATCCAGGTCTTGGACCCGTCGATCACGTACTCGTCGCCCTCGCGCCGGGCGATCGTGGCCATGTTCTGCAGGTCCGACCCGCCGCCGGGTTCGGTGAGCGCCATCGTGGCCCGCAGCTCGCCGGTGGCCATCCGCGGGAGGTACCGGTCCCGCTGGTCCGGCGTGCCGTACTCCAGCAGTAGCTTGGCGACGACGGTGTGCCCGCCCATCGCGCCGGCGAGCGACATCCAGCCCCGGGCCAGTTCGGCGGTGACCAGCGCGTAGCAGGGCATGGTGACCGGTGCGTCACCCCACGGCTGCGGGATCGCCAGCCCGTAGATCCCGAGCTGCTTCATCTGCGCGACGAGGCCCTCGGGGTAGGTGTTCGCGTGCTCCAGCTCGCGGACGACCGGCCTGACCTCGCGGTCGACGAACTCGCGCACCGTGTCCACGATGGCGCGCTCCTCGGCGTCGAGCGCGCTCACCCGGTCTCCAGTTCGACGGTCGCGGTCAGCGAGGGTCCGGTGCCGACGGCCACCTCGACACGGTTCTCGGACGGGATTCCGACCGCGACGATGCGGGTGGGCACGAACATGGGGCGGAGGATCCGGTAGGAGAACCGGCCG encodes the following:
- a CDS encoding acyl-CoA dehydrogenase family protein codes for the protein MSALDAEERAIVDTVREFVDREVRPVVRELEHANTYPEGLVAQMKQLGIYGLAIPQPWGDAPVTMPCYALVTAELARGWMSLAGAMGGHTVVAKLLLEYGTPDQRDRYLPRMATGELRATMALTEPGGGSDLQNMATIARREGDEYVIDGSKTWISNARRSGLIALLCKTDPAARPRHTGISVLLVEHGPGLVVSRDLPKLGYKGVEACELTFDGLRVPADAVLGAEPGHGFAQMMKGLETGRIQVAARALGVGQAAFDDALRYAQTRESFGKPIWQHQSIGNYLADMATKLTAARQLILYAAEKAQSGERCDLEAGMAKLFASETAMEIALNAVRIHGGYGYSTEFDVERYFRDAPLMIVGEGTNEIQRNVIAAQLVKRGRLDH
- a CDS encoding aminotransferase class I/II-fold pyridoxal phosphate-dependent enzyme; this encodes MPDFKLEAHFSRWEFAARYHLTASDAQTLTVGELLALGTDADRERFMALPLGYVETWGTDELRAAIAGTYTRCAPDDVLAFAGAEEALFWLMQVLVGPGDHAVVTVPNYQAMETVPLVAGAEVTGVLLDEHDGWRLDLDAVRAALRPNTRVVAVNFPNNPTGAMPDAATWQALVELCAEHGARLVSDEVYRGVELDPSLRLPQAADLSPTAVSLNVLSKSYGLPGLRIGWVACRDHALLETLERHKHYTSICNAGPSELLAAVALRAGETVRARNRAIIAENLPQFDAFFAAHADRFDWARPDGGCVAFPRYRGPDGVETFCRELVETTGVLLLPASVYASALAPVPADRFRIGVGRRDPGPALEAFDAFLRR
- a CDS encoding (2Fe-2S)-binding protein produces the protein MTRISLKVDGATVTDDVEPRMLLVHYLRERLGKTGTVIGCDTSNCGACTVHLNGRSVKSCNVLAVQADGAEVTTIEGLASNGSLHPVQEAFRECHGLQCGFCTPGMIMQSVDLLKENPRPTEEEIRLGLEGNLCRCTGYHNIVRAVQYAAQHSGDPVGGQQ
- a CDS encoding helix-turn-helix transcriptional regulator, encoding MTPSWLAPYAPVCAAIAALLDPHGEVAVHDLATERIAALWNPLSGRAIGDDSLLDELPVAPGDAPVIGPYEKVLPDGRRCTSVSAVLRDTAGEPRALLCVNLDRSDLDRIAALSGALFAATQPRPPALFDRDWREQIALRVHEFRRTHPEPLDRDARRDLIAQLDREGLFAVRRSADLAAEALGVSRATVYALLKEVRA
- a CDS encoding MoxR family ATPase, whose translation is MEFRSAADIAARLGETGYLCDDALATVTYLALGMRRPLLLEGEPGTGKTALAEAIAQTMALPLIRLQCYEGIDATQALYDWDFARQILHLRALEASGGVDAEQAEKSLYDERFLLARPVLAALREAPAVLLVDEIDRADDEFEAFLLEVLSTYQVTIPEFGTVSAAVPPIVLLTSNRTRELHDALKRRCLYHWIDHPGLEREIEIVRSRAPEVSAELNRQVVTVVQALRDVDLQKPPGVAETLDWARALHMLGVARLDLESSARTVGALVKYREDAEKVRHALDRILTS
- a CDS encoding vWA domain-containing protein — its product is MTESSWIAESVDRAATSEPVREAEEILLGFTVALRAAGVSVTHDRAQAYLEAAAMAGLDDATAAYHAGQATLCGSPADLDRYDQVYEAYFDHRAGPARRRLSSPPSLQTTSSILPESETGGSGDADEDVVQARASAAEVLRHRDIATLTANEKARLAALFGTLSVRLPQRRSGRQRPWRRGTLDASRTMRASLRRMGEPAALEWRRHTQRPRPVVLLVDVSGSMSSYADALLRLAHRIGQGARGRGTTGVETFALGTRLTRLTRALSARDPERALVAAGQTVPDWSGGTRLGETLKVFLDRWGRRGLARGAVVVVFSDGWERGDAALLGEQMARLHRIAHRVVWVNPHRGKSGYEPVQVGIRAVLPSVDDFVAGHSLAAFAELTEVIARA
- a CDS encoding transcriptional regulator codes for the protein MADGDLQARRVQAVRAWALFTEHGDVAAQVRPEILTSWGRSREAHVSTDVEAAPMADESETVAVWKDTPLQTAVEAVEGELRRTAEDGDLVIAVTDADTRILWTYGGRVMRNRAERVGFLPGGRWDDESVGTNALDLANRLDAPSMVFSAEHYARIVANWVCWAAPVHDPVSGRKLGVLDLSTSWDRTHPIGLATARVMARLIETAIPFSTEHPSAQPEQTADPGLVMTLLGTAEARLDGYRLLLSRRQTEVLALLALHPEGLSLEQLHAMVYGDQAITFSTLKAEVSHLRQALGGQLSSRPYRLLMPVATDVQHVLALIRGGHVAAAVDAYGGDLLPGTNSPALSELADYVAVALREALLADPQPDAVLRYSQDLAPYDREVVEACLARLHRAGSGGGPHPAIPLLKARLAVAGR